A single Phoenix dactylifera cultivar Barhee BC4 chromosome 1, palm_55x_up_171113_PBpolish2nd_filt_p, whole genome shotgun sequence DNA region contains:
- the LOC113463429 gene encoding delta-aminolevulinic acid dehydratase, chloroplastic-like, which yields MARSIVAAGRLPSERKASRGAGVKDPQRHFLVASIVNESHNIESSFPGNKLVASNFMFPLCSHEGEVDVPVGPMPGCYRLCWRYGLLEKVYKAQDVGVNGFLQTRDEAFNDNGLVPQAICLLKDKYPDIFIFSFSPKCLSGLFDKSYQMNLANYREAPVETEADEDEGADILLVKPAMPYLDVVWLLQDNSALPFAAYQVSGEYSMIKAGGAYKMVGEEKVMKELLLCIRQAGADITLCWLVKLQAIYAHEIKVD from the exons ATGGCGAGGAGCATTGTCGCGGCAGGAAGACTACCGTCGGAGAGAAAGGCGTCGCGTGGCGCCGGCGTCAAGGACCCTCAGCG CCACTTTCTAGTTGCCAGCATCGTAAATGAAAGTCACAACATCGAGAGCAGCTTTCCAGGAAACAAACTTGTCGCCTCAAATTTCATGTTTCCACTATGTAGTCATGAAG GTGAAGTAGATGTCCCAGTTGGACCTATGCCCGGATGTTATAGGTTGTGTTGGAGATATGGTCTTCTTGAAAAG GTCTACAAGGCACAAGATGTTGGTGTGAACGGTTTT TTACAAACAAGAGATGAAGCATTCAACGACAATGGTTTGGTACCCCAGGCAATATGCCTGCTGAAGGACAAATACCCTGACATT TTCATCTTCTCGTTCAGTCCTAAGTGCTTGTCTGGCTTATTTGATAAAAGTTATCAGATGAACCTAGCAAATTATAGAGAAGCCCCTGTTGaaactgaggcagatgaggatgAAGGAGCGGATATTCTTTTG GTAAAACCAGCAATGCCATATTTGGATGTTGTATGGCTTCTTCAAGATAATTCTGCTTTACCTTTTGCTGCATATCAG GTTTCTGGCGAGTATTCTATGATCAAAGCTGGTGGCGCTTACAAAATGGTTGGTGAAGAGAAGGTTATGAAGGAGTTGCTGCTGTGCATCAGACAGGCTGGTGCAGACATCACCCTCTGTTGGCTTGTAAAGCTGCAAGCCATTTATGCACATGAGATCAAGGTAGACTGA
- the LOC103717705 gene encoding basic leucine zipper 43-like: MQPGEVASIRYLAPPNPPSFQAHYNMSQNNIPSFQFSSLFGPYAMHQVPTIPPIHEISLPGSCLGNNSTSDEAEEHQQSLAEERRKRRMISNRESARRSRMRKQKHLSELWSQVIHLRAANRHLLDELNRVMTDHDQILHKNAQLRDEESELTKKLEELRVDDTNGALRGLGEPYSTAHIRAEPKDQQITASLKLLH; this comes from the coding sequence ATGCAGCCAGGTGAGGTTGCCAGCATTAGATATCTTGCGCCACCAAACCCGCCTTCTTTCCAAGCTCACTACAACATGTCGCAGAACAACATCCCCTCCTTCCAGTTTAGCAGTCTCTTTGGACCTTACGCCATGCACCAAGTACCGACCATTCCTCCGATCCATGAAATCAGCCTTCCAGGTTCGTGCCTTGGCAATAACTCGACTTCAGATGAGGCAGAAGAGCACCAACAGAGCCTGGctgaggagaggaggaagaggaggatgatTTCCAATAGAGAGTCGGCACGCCGGTCGCGCATGAGAAAGCAGAAGCACTTGAGCGAGCTCTGGTCGCAGGTCATCCATCTCCGAGCTGCCAACCGTCATCTCCTCGATGAGCTGAACCGCGTGATGACGGATCATGATCAGATCCTCCACAAGAATGCCCAGCTTAGAGATGAAGAGTCTGAGCTTACAAAGAAACTCGAGGAACTTCGAGTGGATGACACTAATGGTGCTCTACGAGGTCTTGGAGAGCCCTACAGCACTGCTCACATCAGAGCTGAACCCAAGGACCAACAGATCACTGCATCCTTGAAGCTGCTTCACTGA